In the genome of bacterium, the window GATGCATTTGCTCCATCTGCAAGGGCTGTAATTACTTGGCGTAAGGTCTTTTCTCTAACATCGCCAGCAGCAAATATTCCCCTTTTTGATGTATGCATCTCTTCATCTGTAACGATATAGCCATTGTCAGAAAGCAACAATATACCCCTTGCAATCTCGTTATTTGGTGAAAGACCAACAAAGATAAAGACACCGTCACATTCAATTTTTTTCTCCTCATTTGTCTTTAGATTTCTTATTTTGACAGAAGACACCCTATTTTCTCCAATAATTTCTTCCAACACAGAAGAAAGTATAAATTCAATTCTTTCATTTGAAAAAGCCCTTTTCTGAAGCAATTTCGCTGCCCTTAATTCATCCCTTCTATGGATAACAGAAACCCTATTTGCAAATTTTGTAAGAAATAAAGCCTCCTCAATTGCGGCATCTCCTCCTCCTACAACAACAACATTCTTATCCTTAAAGAATGGGCCATCGCAAACAGCACAATATGA includes:
- the trxB gene encoding thioredoxin-disulfide reductase encodes the protein MELIIIGSGPAGLSAGLYGKRLGLDCLIIEGKNPSQATLTEELENIPGIPKISGFDFIDILKEQVKSIGVPITSSDCKKIIEKDGLFEVHTDDKIYTTKSIIIATGASCKRLNIEGEERLTGKGVSYCAVCDGPFFKDKNVVVVGGGDAAIEEALFLTKFANRVSVIHRRDELRAAKLLQKRAFSNERIEFILSSVLEEIIGENRVSSVKIRNLKTNEEKKIECDGVFIFVGLSPNNEIARGILLLSDNGYIVTDEEMHTSKRGIFAAGDVREKTLRQVITALADGANASYSSFLYLKEDV